One part of the Sphingobium yanoikuyae genome encodes these proteins:
- a CDS encoding TCR/Tet family MFS transporter encodes MTAPAHPRRTAAIAFILVTALLDVMSMGIVIPVLPQLIETLSGSSTSAGLWNGLFVALWAAMQFLCSPVIGSLSDRFGRRPVILISVAGLALDYVLMALAPNLWWLALGRILAGITSSSFTSTFAYMADITPPEGRARGYGLIGAAFSAGFVAGPLLGGVLGEISHRAPFWAAAGLSGLAFLYGLIVLPESLAPEKRMAFSWRRANPFGALQLLRSHPELSSLAIVNFLLYFAHHLFSAVFVLYAGDRYGWGAWQVGTLLAMVGLLDMAVQGLLVGPVVKRLGDRTTMVVGLGFGAVGIAAMGLAPTGWLFVAAMFPNALWGLAMPTIQSLMTQRVSESEQGQLQGANNSVGAIAGIVSPLFFGAVYSASVGTRPILPFIGSAFLIAALVLAGAALLGRAAGRKQDGHAPA; translated from the coding sequence ATGACCGCCCCCGCCCATCCGCGCCGCACCGCCGCCATCGCCTTCATCCTGGTGACGGCGCTGCTCGACGTCATGTCAATGGGCATCGTCATTCCGGTGCTGCCGCAGCTGATCGAGACATTGTCCGGCTCCAGCACCAGCGCGGGCCTGTGGAATGGCCTGTTCGTCGCGCTCTGGGCAGCGATGCAGTTTCTCTGCTCGCCGGTGATCGGCTCGCTGTCCGATCGCTTCGGGCGCCGGCCGGTGATCCTGATCTCGGTCGCGGGGCTGGCGCTCGACTATGTGCTGATGGCGCTGGCGCCCAATCTCTGGTGGCTGGCGCTGGGCCGCATCCTTGCCGGCATCACCTCGTCCAGCTTCACCTCCACCTTCGCCTATATGGCCGACATCACCCCGCCCGAGGGCCGGGCGCGCGGCTATGGCCTGATCGGCGCAGCGTTCAGCGCGGGCTTCGTCGCCGGGCCGCTGCTGGGCGGGGTGCTGGGCGAAATCTCGCACCGCGCGCCCTTCTGGGCGGCGGCGGGTCTGTCCGGCCTCGCCTTCCTTTATGGCCTCATCGTGCTGCCGGAATCGCTCGCCCCGGAAAAGCGCATGGCCTTCAGCTGGCGCCGCGCCAATCCTTTCGGCGCGCTGCAATTGCTGCGCTCGCACCCCGAATTGTCGAGCCTCGCGATCGTCAACTTCCTCCTCTATTTCGCCCATCATCTCTTCTCGGCCGTGTTCGTCCTCTATGCCGGCGACCGCTATGGCTGGGGCGCCTGGCAGGTCGGCACCCTGCTGGCGATGGTCGGCCTGCTCGACATGGCGGTGCAGGGCCTGCTGGTCGGCCCGGTCGTCAAGCGGCTGGGCGATCGCACGACGATGGTCGTGGGCCTCGGCTTCGGCGCGGTCGGCATCGCCGCCATGGGCCTGGCCCCCACCGGCTGGCTGTTCGTCGCCGCCATGTTCCCCAATGCGCTCTGGGGCCTCGCCATGCCGACCATCCAGTCGCTGATGACGCAGCGCGTCTCCGAAAGCGAACAGGGCCAGTTGCAGGGCGCCAACAACAGTGTCGGCGCGATCGCCGGCATTGTCTCCCCGCTATTCTTCGGCGCGGTCTATTCCGCCTCGGTCGGCACCCGCCCGATCCTGCCCTTCATCGGCAGCGCCTTCCTGATCGCGGCGCTGGTGCTCGCCGGCGCCGCCCTGCTCGGCCGCGCAGCGGGACGCAAACAGGATGGCCATGCGCCGGCCTAG
- a CDS encoding CHAP domain-containing protein codes for MIGGFRALFAAAMLALGAFSAVPATAGVLQCAPFAREVSGIEIFGNANTWWNQAAGRYDRGHEPRVGAVLSFASSRAMPVGHVAMVSKIVNDREVLLTHANWSYRGGVERNVRAIDVSPNNDWTDVRVWYGPIGDVGLRSNPTNGFIYADKPEIDQPVQIALADRATAGTDSAKGAF; via the coding sequence ATGATCGGTGGTTTTCGCGCGCTGTTCGCAGCCGCCATGCTTGCGCTCGGTGCCTTCTCTGCCGTTCCCGCCACCGCCGGTGTCCTGCAATGCGCCCCCTTCGCCCGCGAAGTCTCCGGCATCGAGATTTTCGGCAATGCCAACACCTGGTGGAACCAGGCCGCCGGTCGCTACGACCGTGGCCATGAGCCCCGCGTCGGCGCCGTCCTCTCCTTCGCGTCCAGCCGCGCCATGCCGGTCGGCCATGTCGCCATGGTCAGCAAGATCGTCAATGATCGCGAAGTGCTGCTGACCCACGCCAATTGGTCCTATCGTGGCGGTGTCGAGCGCAATGTCCGCGCCATCGACGTGTCGCCCAACAATGACTGGACCGACGTGCGCGTATGGTATGGCCCGATCGGCGACGTCGGTCTGCGTTCGAACCCGACCAACGGCTTCATCTATGCCGACAAGCCGGAAATCGATCAGCCGGTCCAGATCGCCCTGGCCGATCGCGCCACCGCCGGCACCGACAGCGCCAAGGGTGCTTTCTGA
- a CDS encoding DUF3297 family protein, which produces MSDTPPDHLSTNPRSPHFDMEVLQRGIGIRFKGRERKDVEEYSISEGWIRVAAGKTRDRHGNPLTIKLSGEVEAWFENPAEGAEGDKAADAE; this is translated from the coding sequence ATGAGCGACACGCCCCCCGACCATCTGTCCACCAACCCGCGCAGCCCCCATTTCGACATGGAGGTGCTGCAACGCGGCATCGGCATCCGTTTCAAGGGCCGCGAGCGCAAGGATGTGGAAGAATATTCGATTTCCGAGGGCTGGATTCGCGTCGCCGCCGGCAAGACCCGCGACCGTCATGGCAACCCGCTGACCATCAAGCTGTCGGGTGAAGTCGAGGCCTGGTTCGAAAACCCGGCCGAAGGCGCCGAGGGCGACAAGGCCGCCGACGCCGAATAA
- a CDS encoding dienelactone hydrolase family protein, with amino-acid sequence MTTDRDDVPSPVERLAEDRNWIASTGLSRRHILAGGAFAAGFAAACQPVAASTIQTPADGLVEEAVSIPTSDGFAMPGFVARPAGKQKAPVIVVVHEIFGVHEWVRDMCRRFAKAGYHAVAPDLFARHGDATKISDFKQLVAEIVSKAPDAQVLSDIDATYAFAGAHGGDASRRGITGFCWGGRVVWLYAAHSAALDAGVAFYGRLVTQKNDLQTLSVIEEVGQLKAPVLGQYGELDKGIPQADVEAMRGALKAAGKSPPDAITVHAGADHGFMADYRPSYNEAAAKAAWTETVGWFDKYVKG; translated from the coding sequence ATGACCACCGATCGCGATGATGTGCCGTCCCCCGTCGAGCGGCTGGCGGAGGATCGCAACTGGATCGCCTCGACCGGGCTCAGCCGGCGTCACATCCTGGCCGGGGGCGCCTTTGCCGCCGGTTTCGCCGCCGCCTGCCAGCCGGTCGCGGCCAGCACCATCCAGACCCCGGCCGATGGGCTGGTGGAGGAAGCCGTCTCGATCCCGACCAGCGACGGTTTTGCCATGCCCGGCTTCGTCGCCCGGCCGGCGGGCAAGCAGAAGGCGCCGGTGATCGTCGTCGTGCATGAGATTTTCGGCGTCCATGAATGGGTGCGCGACATGTGCCGGCGCTTCGCGAAAGCGGGCTATCATGCCGTCGCGCCGGATCTGTTCGCCCGCCATGGCGATGCGACCAAGATCAGCGACTTCAAGCAATTGGTGGCGGAGATCGTGAGCAAGGCGCCCGATGCGCAGGTCTTGTCCGACATCGATGCCACTTATGCCTTTGCCGGCGCCCATGGCGGCGACGCGTCGCGGCGCGGCATTACCGGCTTCTGCTGGGGTGGCCGGGTGGTCTGGCTCTACGCCGCGCACAGCGCCGCGCTCGACGCCGGCGTCGCCTTCTATGGCCGGCTCGTGACCCAGAAGAACGACCTCCAGACCCTGTCTGTGATCGAGGAGGTGGGGCAGCTCAAGGCGCCGGTGCTCGGCCAATATGGCGAGCTGGACAAGGGCATACCCCAGGCCGATGTCGAGGCGATGCGCGGCGCGCTCAAGGCGGCGGGCAAGTCGCCGCCCGATGCGATCACGGTCCATGCCGGCGCCGACCATGGTTTCATGGCCGATTATCGGCCCAGCTATAATGAAGCAGCGGCGAAGGCCGCCTGGACCGAAACGGTCGGCTGGTTCGACAAATATGTGAAGGGGTGA
- a CDS encoding VOC family protein: MPVLGMGGLFFRARDPQALSAWYRTHLGVGGGCSADPDIPAVNEYVWQTLGGPMVFSPFKQDSDYFAADKSFMINLRVSDLDGLLADLRAADVEAITKPEWDHPDVGRFARIHDPEGNAIELWEPPTPAA; encoded by the coding sequence ATGCCGGTCCTGGGAATGGGCGGACTTTTCTTTCGCGCGCGTGATCCGCAGGCGCTGTCCGCCTGGTATCGCACCCATCTTGGCGTCGGCGGCGGATGCAGCGCCGATCCCGACATTCCGGCGGTCAACGAATATGTCTGGCAGACGCTAGGCGGGCCGATGGTCTTTTCGCCGTTCAAGCAGGACAGCGACTATTTCGCCGCCGACAAGAGCTTCATGATCAATCTGCGCGTGTCCGATCTCGACGGGCTGCTGGCGGACTTGCGCGCGGCGGACGTTGAGGCCATCACCAAGCCCGAATGGGATCATCCCGATGTCGGGCGCTTTGCCCGCATCCATGATCCCGAGGGCAATGCCATCGAATTGTGGGAACCGCCCACCCCCGCCGCCTGA
- a CDS encoding CHAP domain-containing protein, giving the protein MFRYVRWMALLSGLTAAPVLGATALQCVPYARIVSGVEIYGDALTWWDQAQDHYKRGSIPKKGAVLAFRPVGPMTLGHVAVVSRILDDRRVLIRHANWSSPGAIEEDVLAIDVSDAGDWSQVRVWHSPTGQMGARINPTFGFIYPAKAKLHPFTPDPALGSSLRYASAGAGTGDGEDGAEAAPLPRAATRMASVQTHAMVAAVSPKPAAPRRKAAPRIEADPFIIEYADNSPSDRSLGDVIADVKRESLMN; this is encoded by the coding sequence ATGTTTCGATATGTCCGCTGGATGGCTTTGCTGTCCGGCCTGACGGCGGCGCCCGTGCTGGGCGCCACGGCGCTGCAGTGCGTTCCTTATGCGCGCATCGTGTCGGGCGTGGAAATCTATGGTGATGCGCTGACCTGGTGGGACCAGGCGCAGGATCATTACAAGCGCGGCAGCATCCCAAAAAAGGGCGCGGTGCTCGCCTTCCGGCCCGTCGGGCCGATGACCCTGGGCCATGTCGCCGTGGTCAGCCGGATATTGGATGATCGCCGCGTGCTGATCCGCCACGCCAACTGGTCGTCGCCTGGTGCGATCGAGGAGGATGTGCTGGCGATCGACGTGTCGGACGCGGGCGACTGGAGCCAGGTGCGCGTCTGGCACAGCCCGACCGGGCAGATGGGCGCCCGCATCAACCCGACCTTCGGCTTCATCTATCCGGCCAAGGCGAAACTGCATCCCTTCACGCCGGATCCGGCGCTGGGCAGCAGCCTTCGCTATGCCAGCGCTGGGGCCGGCACAGGCGATGGTGAGGACGGTGCGGAGGCTGCGCCGCTGCCCAGGGCGGCGACACGGATGGCGTCGGTCCAGACGCATGCGATGGTGGCGGCGGTTTCGCCCAAGCCTGCTGCGCCCCGGCGCAAGGCGGCGCCCCGTATCGAGGCGGACCCGTTCATCATCGAATATGCGGACAACAGCCCGTCGGATCGCTCGCTGGGCGACGTCATCGCCGACGTGAAGCGCGAATCCCTGATGAACTGA
- the guaA gene encoding glutamine-hydrolyzing GMP synthase, with the protein MTLPLQDSILIVDFGSQVTQLIARRVREAGVYSEIAPFTQAQAAFDRMKPKGIILSGSPAGVPEEGSPRAPQALFDAGVPILGICYGQQVMSHQLGGEVRPGHETGEGGEFGRAFLTVTEPCALFDGLWEVGERHQVWMSHGDKVTKFAPGFKIVAVSDGAPFAVIADEERKFYGTQFHPEVVHTPDGGKLIANFVRHVCGLAGDWTMAEFRQVKIAEIREQVGNGRVICGLSGGVDSAVAAVLIHEAIGDQLTCVFVDHGLMRLGEAEQVVSLFREHYGIKLVHVNAEERFLGGLAGLTDPEKKRKFIGGEFIAVFEEEAAKIGGADFLAQGTLYPDVIESVSFTGGPSVTIKSHHNVGGLPERMNMKLVEPLRELFKDEVRVLGKELGLPDIFVGRHPFPGPGLAIRIPGEVTKERCDILRKADFIYLEEIRNAGLYDAIWQAFAVLLPVRTVGVMGDHRTYDSVCAVRAVTSTDGMTADIYPFDAAFLSRVATRIINEVKGINRVVYDYTSKPPGTIEWE; encoded by the coding sequence ATGACGCTGCCCCTTCAGGATTCCATCCTTATCGTGGACTTCGGCAGCCAGGTGACTCAGCTCATCGCCCGGCGCGTGCGCGAAGCCGGCGTCTATTCCGAGATCGCCCCCTTCACCCAGGCCCAGGCCGCGTTCGACCGCATGAAGCCCAAGGGCATCATCCTGTCCGGTTCGCCCGCCGGCGTGCCGGAGGAAGGCAGCCCGCGTGCGCCGCAGGCCCTGTTCGACGCCGGCGTGCCGATCCTGGGCATCTGCTACGGCCAGCAGGTGATGAGCCATCAGTTGGGCGGCGAAGTGCGCCCCGGTCACGAGACCGGCGAAGGCGGCGAATTTGGCCGCGCCTTCCTGACCGTGACCGAACCCTGCGCCCTGTTCGACGGACTGTGGGAAGTCGGCGAGCGGCATCAGGTGTGGATGAGCCATGGTGACAAGGTCACGAAATTCGCGCCCGGCTTCAAGATCGTGGCCGTGTCGGACGGCGCGCCCTTCGCGGTGATCGCCGACGAGGAACGGAAATTCTACGGCACGCAGTTCCACCCCGAAGTCGTGCACACGCCCGACGGTGGTAAGCTGATCGCCAATTTCGTCCGCCATGTCTGCGGCCTCGCCGGCGACTGGACCATGGCCGAGTTCCGGCAGGTCAAGATTGCCGAGATTCGCGAACAGGTCGGCAATGGCCGGGTCATTTGCGGTCTGTCGGGCGGCGTCGACAGCGCGGTGGCGGCGGTCCTCATTCATGAAGCGATCGGCGATCAGCTGACCTGCGTGTTCGTTGACCATGGCCTGATGCGCCTGGGCGAAGCCGAGCAGGTCGTCAGCCTGTTCCGCGAACATTATGGCATCAAGCTGGTGCATGTGAACGCCGAGGAACGCTTCCTGGGCGGCCTCGCCGGCCTCACCGATCCGGAAAAGAAGCGCAAGTTCATCGGCGGCGAATTTATCGCCGTGTTCGAGGAAGAAGCCGCCAAGATCGGCGGCGCCGACTTCCTGGCGCAGGGCACCCTCTATCCCGACGTCATCGAATCGGTCAGCTTCACCGGCGGGCCTTCCGTGACGATCAAGTCGCACCATAATGTCGGCGGCCTGCCCGAACGCATGAACATGAAGCTGGTCGAGCCGCTACGTGAATTGTTCAAGGACGAAGTGCGCGTGCTGGGCAAGGAACTGGGCCTGCCCGACATTTTCGTCGGCCGCCATCCCTTCCCTGGGCCGGGCCTTGCCATCCGCATCCCCGGCGAAGTGACCAAGGAACGCTGCGACATATTGCGCAAGGCGGACTTCATCTATCTGGAGGAAATCCGCAACGCCGGCCTCTACGACGCGATCTGGCAGGCCTTTGCCGTGCTGCTGCCGGTCCGCACCGTCGGCGTGATGGGCGACCACCGCACCTATGACAGCGTCTGTGCGGTGCGCGCGGTCACCTCGACCGACGGCATGACCGCCGACATCTACCCCTTCGACGCCGCCTTCCTCAGCCGCGTCGCGACCCGCATCATCAATGAGGTGAAGGGCATTAACCGGGTGGTCTATGACTACACCAGCAAGCCCCCCGGCACGATCGAGTGGGAATAA
- the recF gene encoding DNA replication/repair protein RecF (All proteins in this family for which functions are known are DNA-binding proteins that assist the filamentation of RecA onto DNA for the initiation of recombination or recombinational repair.) has product MIGRLTLSDFRNHADALIVPDQPFVLLTGDNGAGKTNILEAVSMLAPGRGLRGAALRAMTRQDGGGSFGIAAEVDGVVLGTGVSADAPDRRQVRIGGVASSANALADHLSIVWLTPAMDRLFLDSPGGRRRFLDRLTLALHPGHAAHSARYEAAMRARNRLLTDLRRADPAWIGALEAQMDEHGTALAAARADLVARLNRQLVDQPDEPFARPLIRIAREDGASDEPFGQRLARERRRDAAAGRTLSGPHRHDLDVIHIAKNQAAALCSTGEQKALLLSILLAHAALVSADRGQPPVLLLDEVAAHLDPSRRAALFDRLRETGGQVWMTGTEDSLFNELNGATRLHVTAGHVFRSAA; this is encoded by the coding sequence ATGATCGGCCGCCTCACCCTGAGTGATTTCCGCAACCATGCGGACGCGCTGATCGTGCCCGACCAGCCGTTCGTCCTGCTGACCGGCGATAATGGCGCGGGCAAGACCAACATATTGGAAGCGGTATCGATGCTGGCGCCCGGCCGGGGGCTGCGCGGCGCGGCACTGCGGGCGATGACGCGGCAGGATGGCGGCGGCAGCTTCGGCATCGCGGCGGAGGTGGATGGCGTGGTGCTGGGCACCGGCGTCAGCGCGGATGCGCCCGACCGGCGGCAGGTGCGGATCGGCGGTGTCGCCTCGTCCGCCAATGCGCTGGCCGATCATCTCTCGATCGTCTGGTTGACGCCGGCGATGGACCGGCTGTTCCTCGACAGTCCTGGCGGTCGCCGCCGCTTCCTCGATCGCCTCACCCTGGCGCTCCATCCCGGCCATGCCGCGCACAGCGCCCGCTATGAAGCGGCGATGCGCGCGCGCAACCGGCTGCTGACCGATCTGCGCCGGGCGGACCCGGCATGGATCGGCGCGCTGGAGGCGCAGATGGACGAGCATGGCACGGCGCTCGCCGCTGCCCGCGCCGATCTGGTCGCGCGCCTCAACCGGCAATTGGTCGATCAGCCCGACGAGCCCTTCGCCCGGCCCCTCATCCGAATCGCGCGGGAGGATGGTGCCAGCGACGAACCGTTCGGCCAGCGGCTTGCCCGCGAGCGGCGACGCGATGCCGCGGCCGGCCGCACCCTGTCGGGGCCGCATCGTCATGATCTGGATGTCATCCACATCGCCAAGAATCAGGCGGCGGCGCTCTGTTCGACCGGCGAGCAGAAGGCGCTGCTGCTCTCGATCCTGCTGGCGCATGCGGCTCTGGTGTCGGCTGATCGCGGCCAGCCGCCGGTGCTTCTGCTCGACGAAGTGGCGGCGCATCTCGACCCGTCGCGACGAGCTGCGCTGTTCGACCGATTGCGTGAAACCGGCGGCCAGGTCTGGATGACCGGCACGGAAGATAGTCTTTTCAACGAGTTGAACGGTGCAACCCGGCTCCATGTAACGGCCGGGCATGTTTTTCGTTCCGCAGCATGA
- a CDS encoding SAM-dependent methyltransferase, whose protein sequence is MKIFDRVLRRLVTKGQLTVFYADGRSVTVGSPDPDLPPLALRFLDKRVPLDIVKDPRLGMAEAYIDGRVAIEGGGIMEFVSMIRQNNAWENGKSIDAKGPVQRALKTVRRKLWKANHRSRSKANVAHHYDLSGALYALFLDRDRQYSCAYFPDAENEAGISLEQAQEDKKAHIAAKLYLKPGMKVLDIGCGWGGMALYLHKHFGVDVTGITLSEEQLKVARQRAIDAGVADHVRFELIDYRDIEGPFDRIVSVGMFEHVGTADYRVFYNKCRDLLTPDGVMLIHTIGRVDGPGITDTFTTKYIFPGGYIPALSEMVAGSEGTRLMITDVEVLRIHYGLTIRDWYKRTMAHKADIVALYDERFFRLWTFYLAGAATVFEHGSMVNFQVQYVRDRRALPITRDYMIEAETALRGR, encoded by the coding sequence ATGAAGATTTTCGACCGCGTTCTGAGACGTCTTGTCACCAAGGGTCAGTTGACCGTTTTCTATGCCGATGGCCGTAGCGTTACCGTCGGTTCGCCCGATCCCGACCTGCCCCCGCTGGCGCTGCGCTTCCTCGACAAGCGCGTGCCCCTCGACATCGTCAAGGATCCGCGCCTGGGCATGGCCGAGGCCTATATCGATGGCCGGGTGGCGATCGAAGGCGGCGGCATCATGGAGTTCGTGTCCATGATCCGCCAGAACAACGCCTGGGAAAATGGCAAGTCGATCGACGCCAAGGGGCCGGTGCAGCGCGCGCTGAAGACGGTGCGCCGCAAGCTGTGGAAGGCCAATCATCGCAGCCGGTCCAAGGCCAATGTCGCCCATCATTATGACCTGTCGGGCGCGCTCTACGCCCTCTTCCTCGACCGTGACCGGCAATATAGCTGCGCCTATTTCCCCGATGCGGAGAATGAGGCGGGGATCAGCCTGGAACAGGCGCAGGAAGACAAGAAGGCGCATATCGCCGCCAAGCTCTACCTGAAGCCGGGCATGAAGGTGCTGGACATTGGCTGCGGCTGGGGCGGCATGGCGCTGTATCTGCACAAGCATTTCGGTGTCGACGTCACCGGCATCACCCTGTCGGAAGAGCAGTTGAAGGTCGCGCGCCAGCGGGCGATCGACGCCGGCGTGGCCGACCATGTGCGGTTCGAGCTGATCGACTATCGCGACATTGAAGGGCCGTTCGACCGGATCGTGTCGGTCGGCATGTTCGAACATGTCGGCACCGCCGACTATCGCGTCTTCTACAACAAGTGCCGCGACCTGCTGACACCCGACGGCGTGATGCTGATCCACACCATCGGCCGGGTCGATGGCCCCGGCATCACCGATACCTTCACCACCAAATATATCTTCCCCGGCGGCTATATCCCCGCTTTGTCGGAAATGGTGGCAGGCAGCGAAGGCACGCGGCTGATGATCACCGACGTGGAGGTGCTGCGCATCCATTATGGCCTCACCATCCGCGACTGGTACAAGCGGACCATGGCGCACAAGGCGGATATCGTCGCCCTCTATGACGAGCGCTTCTTCCGCCTGTGGACCTTCTATCTGGCGGGCGCAGCGACCGTGTTCGAACATGGGTCGATGGTCAATTTCCAGGTCCAATATGTGCGCGACCGCCGCGCCTTGCCGATCACCCGCGACTATATGATCGAGGCAGAGACGGCGCTGCGCGGACGCTGA
- a CDS encoding DUF350 domain-containing protein — MSDPTPVIQSLLSGLPILLLHLACATLVWAAAMAVYMWITPHDEFKLIRAGNEAAAISLGGASVGLAVPLAFCLAGSVNVWDVVIWGSVTLVLQLIAFRLVDLLLGSLSGRIEANERSAAIFLAMMKAAVACLTAAAVAG; from the coding sequence ATGAGCGATCCTACACCCGTCATCCAGAGCCTGTTGTCGGGCCTGCCGATCCTGCTTCTCCACCTCGCCTGCGCCACCCTGGTCTGGGCGGCCGCCATGGCGGTCTATATGTGGATAACCCCGCACGACGAGTTCAAGCTGATCCGCGCCGGCAATGAGGCGGCCGCCATTTCGCTCGGCGGCGCATCCGTCGGCCTCGCCGTGCCGCTGGCCTTCTGCCTCGCCGGATCGGTGAATGTCTGGGATGTCGTCATCTGGGGCAGCGTCACGCTGGTGCTGCAACTGATCGCCTTTCGCCTGGTCGACCTGTTGCTGGGATCGCTGTCGGGCCGGATCGAGGCGAATGAGCGTTCCGCCGCGATCTTCCTGGCGATGATGAAGGCCGCGGTCGCCTGCCTGACGGCTGCGGCCGTGGCAGGCTGA
- a CDS encoding peroxiredoxin, translated as MKSAKIILALAAAALGTQGSMAALAVGAKAPEFTTRGALAGKTFTVTLSHQLKRGPVVLYFFPKAFTPGCSAEAREFAENIDKFKAAGATVIGMSADPVDDLVAFSTKECAGKFAVASAGPNIVSGYDVALKMRPGMTDRTSYVIAPSGRIAFVHSEMSYAGHVKSTLAAVEAMKQK; from the coding sequence ATGAAGAGCGCGAAGATCATCCTGGCCCTGGCGGCCGCAGCCCTGGGCACGCAGGGCAGCATGGCGGCACTGGCGGTCGGCGCCAAGGCGCCGGAATTCACCACCCGCGGCGCGCTGGCCGGCAAGACCTTCACCGTCACCCTGTCGCATCAGTTGAAGCGCGGGCCGGTGGTCCTCTATTTCTTCCCCAAGGCCTTCACGCCGGGCTGTTCCGCCGAGGCCCGCGAGTTCGCGGAGAATATCGACAAGTTCAAGGCGGCGGGCGCCACCGTGATCGGCATGTCGGCCGATCCGGTCGACGATCTGGTCGCCTTCTCCACCAAGGAATGCGCCGGCAAGTTCGCGGTCGCCTCGGCCGGGCCGAACATCGTGTCGGGCTATGATGTCGCGCTCAAGATGCGGCCGGGCATGACCGACCGCACCTCCTATGTGATCGCGCCCAGCGGCCGCATCGCCTTCGTCCATAGCGAGATGAGCTATGCCGGCCATGTGAAGAGCACGCTGGCTGCCGTCGAGGCGATGAAGCAGAAATAA
- a CDS encoding S1 family peptidase — protein MGRGGCGCLPWLLGLILLLAWLGEMQAPSLQVEQYDPRSPRRPLPRGGEEQYIIEDRPGGPADAMGTAFAVDRSGVWMTAEHVTHGCSRVGLEQRGRALEVPRVIESRESDAAIIPRGPRSPAALPLRSGAPSPGSTGYHMGFPAGEPTLVLSELIGRAEARRGSSGIDQPVLVWAERGRLPEGDGTLSGISGGPVFSTDGRVVGINSASTDRRGRILTVAPDAMMRLTAASRAVGDQPVAYPFAGLTDAQERFANWLDDGVIRRIFCDVDDGRGG, from the coding sequence ATGGGGCGTGGGGGCTGTGGCTGCCTGCCCTGGCTGCTGGGCCTGATCCTGCTGCTCGCCTGGCTGGGCGAGATGCAGGCACCGTCCTTGCAGGTCGAACAATATGATCCCCGCTCGCCCCGCCGCCCGCTGCCGCGCGGGGGCGAGGAACAATATATTATCGAGGATCGGCCCGGCGGCCCGGCCGACGCCATGGGCACGGCCTTTGCCGTCGATCGCAGCGGCGTGTGGATGACCGCCGAACATGTCACCCATGGCTGTTCGCGCGTCGGGCTGGAACAGCGCGGCCGCGCGCTGGAGGTGCCGCGCGTCATCGAAAGCCGGGAATCGGATGCCGCGATCATCCCGCGCGGCCCGCGCAGCCCCGCCGCCCTGCCGCTGCGCAGCGGCGCACCCTCGCCCGGCTCCACCGGCTATCATATGGGCTTCCCCGCCGGTGAACCGACATTGGTCCTGTCCGAACTGATCGGCCGGGCCGAAGCGCGGCGCGGCAGCAGCGGCATCGACCAGCCGGTGCTGGTCTGGGCCGAGCGTGGCCGCCTGCCCGAGGGCGACGGCACCCTGTCGGGGATCAGCGGCGGGCCGGTCTTCTCCACCGATGGCCGGGTGGTCGGCATCAACAGCGCATCGACCGACCGGCGCGGCCGCATCCTGACCGTGGCGCCGGACGCGATGATGCGCCTGACCGCCGCCAGCCGTGCCGTTGGCGACCAGCCGGTGGCCTATCCCTTTGCCGGGCTGACCGACGCGCAGGAACGTTTCGCCAACTGGCTGGACGATGGCGTCATCCGCCGCATCTTCTGCGATGTCGATGACGGGCGCGGCGGTTGA